Below is a genomic region from Sinobacterium norvegicum.
GCTGACACACATACAAATCCAACTCTTGGCGAAGAGCCACGTTCAGCGATCTAAATCCACCGCCAACAGGTGTGGTTAACGGCCCCTTAATACCAACAGAGAACTCCTTGATAGCATTAAGCGTTTCTGCAGGGAACCAATCCCCCTCGTAAAGCTCAGCCGCCTTTTCACCGGTGTATATTTCCATCCACGATATGCGCTTGGTGCCGCCATATGCCCTATCGACGGCCGCATTGACCACATCAATCATCACAGGGCAGATGTCGATACCAATTCCGTCACCCTCGATGAACGGTATAATCGGGTTATCAGGCACTGTTAATGAATAATCTTCATTGACAATTATCTTGCTGCCTTCAGTTGGTACCTTAATATGCTGAAAACCCATAACTCGCTCCGTTGTATTATTCATCCATACTGTATCGTTGTACTATACGGTAACAGTTTAAGAAATACAGCCACCTAACGCTGGCCATCTACCAGAGAGAAAAATGAGCGAAATACTGATATTAAACAAGCCCTTTAACGTATTGAGCCAATTTACTGACAAAGAACAAAGAAACACCCTCGCCGACTATGTCAACAAACCAGGATTCTATGCCGCCGGGCGTCTTGATTATGATTCAGAGGGTTTATTGTTACTGACCAATGACGGCCAATTAGCCAACCGTATAGCGGATCCAAAACACAAGCTAGAAAAGACTTATCTTGTGCAACTTGAGGGTGACATCAGCAACGATGCCATTGAGCAGCTAAAGGACGGCGTCTTGTTGAAAGATGGTAAGACGCGACCGGCGCAGGCCAAACGTGCGGATCAACCTAGCTGGCTATGGCCGAGAACCCCCCCTATTCGACAGCGTAAAAATCAGCCGACGTGTTGGATAGAGCTGAAAATAAAAGAAGGCAAAAACCGGCAAGTGCGCAGAATGACCGCCGCCGTGGGTCACCCTACTCTCAGGCTGATACGGGCACAAATAGGCCAATGGCATTTGAATGATTTACAGCCTGGTAACAGCCGCTTGGAAACAGTTCACCTGCCAAAACAAAAACCGGCCACAGCGCGAGCTAAGAGAGGCTCAACACCAGCAAGAAAAGCAAGCCATAAACGACGGTAAATATGACACAAAAAAGCCGCCACAGATGTCCTGCGGCGGATTTCCTCAATCACTAATTAACGCAACGGTTGATGCTGTCGCTACACAACTGCGGCCAAGGCCGCATTAAGCAGAGCGCTAGGTCGCATTGCTTTTTCAGCCTTCTCATCATCGAGCTTATAATAACCACCGAGATCAACCGCGACACCCTGGGCATTATTTAACTCATCCACTATCGCCTGTTCGCTACTCGCCAAGGTGGCAGCTAAAGGAGCAAAGATACTCTGCAAACCAGCATCAGATGATTGCTGTGCCAGCGCTTCAGCCCAGTACATGGCCAAGTAGAAGTGACTACCCCGGTTATCAAGCTCATTCACCCGACGCGACGGCGACTTATCGTTGTTAAGAAACTTACCAGTGGCAGCATTCAATGCATCCGCTAATACCTGCGCAGAGGCATTGCCCGTCTTAACCGCCAAATCTTCTATAGACACCGCCAGAGCCAAGAACTCACCCAGCGAGTCCCAACGAAGGTGGCCTTCCTGCTCGAACTGCTGAACATGCTTTGGTGCAGAGCCACCGGCACCGGTCTCAAACAAGCCTCCACCGGCCAATAGCGGTACAATAGACAGCATTTTAGCACTGGTACCCAACTCAAGAATTGGGAACAAATCAGTCAGGTAATCACGCAGAACATTGCCTGTTACCGAGATTGTATCCTCACCATTCTTAACGCGAGCCAGCGTATAGCGCGTCGCCTCAACAGGGGCCAGGATCTCAATAGTTAAGCCAGTGGTGTCATGGTCGGCCAAATAGGTTTTAACCTTGGCGATTAAGTTGCTGTCGTGGGCACGGTTTTCATCTAACCAGAACACGGCAGGAGCGCCAGTCGCCTTGGCGCGGTTAACGGCAAGCTTGACCCAATCCTGGATTGGCTCATCTTTAACCTGACACATTCTCCAGATATCGCCCTGTTCTACAGTATGCTGCAGCAACACACTGTCATCTTTCTGGTTAACAACTCGGATAATGCCATCGGCAGAGACTTTAAAAGTCTTGTCATGGGAGCCGTATTCTTCTGCTTTCTTAGCCATCAAACCAACGTTGGCAACATTGCCCATCGTGGTAACATCAAAGGCACCGTTCTCTTTACAGAACAAGATAGTCTCTTGATAAACGCCGGCATAGCAGCGGTCGGGAATCATCGCGATGGTGTCGTGCAACTGACCATCAACACCCCACATCTTACCGGAGGAGCGGATAGCCGCAGGCATTGAGGCATCGATAATCACATCGCTGGGAACGTGTAGATTGGTGATGCCGCGATCGGAATCAACCATTGCAAGCTCAGGACGCTCGCCGTATACAGCATCGATGGCGGCGGTGATTTCTTGCTGCTGAGCCTCAGGCAGGCCCTGAATCTTGGCGTAAACATCGCCTAGGCCGTTGCTGGCATCGACGCCTAGCTCAGCGAATAAATCAGCATATTTCTCAAACACTGCCTTGTAATATACGGTGACAGCGTGGCCAAACATGATGGGGTCAGAGACCTTCATCATTGTGGCTTTCAGGTGGAGTGACAATAAAACGTTGCTATCTTTGGCGGTCTGCATTTGCTGCTCGAAGAAGGCGCGCAGTGATGCTGTACTCATCAACGCAGCATCAATAACCTCTCCAGCTAGTAGAGGATTGCTGCTCTTTAAAACCTGCACCTCACCATTAACCACATGCTCGATGCGAATATCAGTGTCTTCACTCATTACCACAGACTGCTCACTGGCGTAGAAATCACCGGCGTCCATATGCGCAACTGTCGACTTTGAATCCTTTGACCAAGCCCCCATCGAATGCGGGTTCTTTTTGGCATATTCCTTTACTGGAGCAGCCACACGTCGATCGGAATTGCCTTCGCGTAAAACAGGGTTTACTGCACTACCCAGCACCTTGGCATACTGGTCTTTAATCTGTTGCTCTGCAGCATTTTGCGGCTCTTCAGGGAAATCAGGAATATCATAGCCCTTCGCCTGGAGCTCGGCAATTGCCGCATTAAGCTGAGGAATAGAGGCACTTACATTGGGCAATTTAATAATATTAGCCGCAGGGGTCTTGGCCAGTTCGCCTAGTTCAGCCAGTGCATCACTCTGCTGCTGCTCAGCGCTTAAGTTGTCTGGGAAGTTAGCCAAAATTCGGCCGGCCAGAGAAATATCTCGTGTCTCAACTGCAATCCCTGCAGCCTTGGTGAAAGCTTGGACAATCGGTAACAGTGAGTAGGTAGCCAATGCTGGCGCCTCATCTGTTTGAGTATAAATTATTGTTGGGTTTTCTAATGTCATGTCTGTTCCTACAAGTCTTTTGGCGCTTAAGGCGGGTTCGCCGGAGGCTAGATGAAAGACGACTCGTGATCGGCTTTGTCAACAATGCTCTAACCTCACCGTTAATTCGCGGACAGGAATATAACATCATTCACGTTGATATGCTCATTCATTTGGATGATTGAAATGGCAAAGCATGACAGCAGGTAACAGTTTAGCTTAGTTGCGGAGAACACAATCATGCTTTAATTGATTGTTTTATAATGATAAGTTATCGAAGCTATACTGGATGTCATACATTTTTATTATTGAGCAACTGCGATGATTCAATTTACCCCCCATGTCACCGTTGCCACTGTTGTGGTAAGACAAAAAAATGATCTAAAAGAATTCCTCTTGGTTGAGGAGCGCTGTAAGACAACCGGAGTAATGGTGCTTAATCAACCTGCAGGTCATGTCGAAGAGGGCGAAGAATTGGCCGATGCTGCACGACGTGAAACACGGGAAGAAACGGCCCATCACGTCAAACTAACGGGATTACTGGGCAGTGCTCGCTATGTTGGCGGTAATGGGATTACTTATTTTCGTACGACGTTTCTTGCAGAGGTTGAAAACCACGACAAAACCCTCCATTTAGACACTGACATTACCGCAATACATTGGCTTAACTTTGACCAAATCACTGCCTTGTCTGCTAGAATGCGCAGCCCATTAGTCATTTCATCTATAGAGCGCTATCTTAACGGCCATTGTTACCCGCTTAGCTTTATTTACTCGTAAAGGTTACCCCATGAATACACAACAAAAAGTCATAGTCGGCATGTCCGGTGGCGTCGATTCTTCTGTCTCTGCACTACTGCTGCAGCAACAGGGCTATCAGGTTGAAGGCTTATTCATGAAAAACTGGGATGAAGATGACGGTACGGAGTACTGTACTGCCAAGGACGACTTAGCCGACGCGCAGTCGGTTTCTGATAAACTAGGAATCAAACTGCATACCGCAAACTTTGCCGCAGATTACTGGGATAATGTGTTTGAGCATT
It encodes:
- a CDS encoding pseudouridine synthase, with the translated sequence MSEILILNKPFNVLSQFTDKEQRNTLADYVNKPGFYAAGRLDYDSEGLLLLTNDGQLANRIADPKHKLEKTYLVQLEGDISNDAIEQLKDGVLLKDGKTRPAQAKRADQPSWLWPRTPPIRQRKNQPTCWIELKIKEGKNRQVRRMTAAVGHPTLRLIRAQIGQWHLNDLQPGNSRLETVHLPKQKPATARAKRGSTPARKASHKRR
- a CDS encoding NADP-dependent isocitrate dehydrogenase — its product is MTLENPTIIYTQTDEAPALATYSLLPIVQAFTKAAGIAVETRDISLAGRILANFPDNLSAEQQQSDALAELGELAKTPAANIIKLPNVSASIPQLNAAIAELQAKGYDIPDFPEEPQNAAEQQIKDQYAKVLGSAVNPVLREGNSDRRVAAPVKEYAKKNPHSMGAWSKDSKSTVAHMDAGDFYASEQSVVMSEDTDIRIEHVVNGEVQVLKSSNPLLAGEVIDAALMSTASLRAFFEQQMQTAKDSNVLLSLHLKATMMKVSDPIMFGHAVTVYYKAVFEKYADLFAELGVDASNGLGDVYAKIQGLPEAQQQEITAAIDAVYGERPELAMVDSDRGITNLHVPSDVIIDASMPAAIRSSGKMWGVDGQLHDTIAMIPDRCYAGVYQETILFCKENGAFDVTTMGNVANVGLMAKKAEEYGSHDKTFKVSADGIIRVVNQKDDSVLLQHTVEQGDIWRMCQVKDEPIQDWVKLAVNRAKATGAPAVFWLDENRAHDSNLIAKVKTYLADHDTTGLTIEILAPVEATRYTLARVKNGEDTISVTGNVLRDYLTDLFPILELGTSAKMLSIVPLLAGGGLFETGAGGSAPKHVQQFEQEGHLRWDSLGEFLALAVSIEDLAVKTGNASAQVLADALNAATGKFLNNDKSPSRRVNELDNRGSHFYLAMYWAEALAQQSSDAGLQSIFAPLAATLASSEQAIVDELNNAQGVAVDLGGYYKLDDEKAEKAMRPSALLNAALAAVV
- a CDS encoding NUDIX domain-containing protein, with amino-acid sequence MIQFTPHVTVATVVVRQKNDLKEFLLVEERCKTTGVMVLNQPAGHVEEGEELADAARRETREETAHHVKLTGLLGSARYVGGNGITYFRTTFLAEVENHDKTLHLDTDITAIHWLNFDQITALSARMRSPLVISSIERYLNGHCYPLSFIYS